In the Sulfobacillus thermosulfidooxidans DSM 9293 genome, TGAACAACAAGGCTTGTTAGGCCCTTTAAGCCATCAACAGGTTTTCTAACCAGTTGATCGTATCGGATGCTAAGAGGGCCTCGGCAATGCGCTCAATATCCGGAGCCAGCGGACGGTCAGCTTCTAAAGGCGGGACTAACTGCCGAATCCATTGGTAAACCGCATGCGTTCTCGGGGCCATATGCTCGGGCCCAAGTAAATCACACGCTTGGGCCCCGCATAACAGTTCAATACTTAACACATAGCGCAAATTATTCACCACCATGAGCGCCTTACGCCCCGCAGTGGTTCCCATGGAGACATGATCTTCCTGATTTGCAGAGGTGGGAATGGAATCCACACTCGACGGATGGGCCCACACTTTGTTTTCGGAAACCAAACTGGCCGCGGTATATTGTGCCAGCATCAACCCAGAAAATACGCCGCCATGCCGTGTTAAAAACGGCGGCAATCCTGATAGGGCCGGGTTTACCATGCGTTCAATTCGCCGTTCGCTAATATTCGCCCATTCCGCTGCTAAAATGGCTAAATAGTCTAAAACCAGAGCGAGAGGTTCCCCATGAAAATTCCCTGCCGATATCACCAACTCTTCCTCAGGAAATAATAAGGGATTGTCCGTGGCGCTGTTGATTTCGCGAGAGAGGACCTCTTGAACGTGCCCTAAAGCGTCAAGACAAGCCCCGTGTACCTGGGGGGTAGCGCGCAAGGAATAAGCATCTTGCATCCGCAATTCGCCTGGTTCTGTGACCAGGTGACTGCCTTCTAACATGGTCCGCAAGTGCTGTTGCACAATGCGCTGCCCTGGATGAGGCCGCACAAGAGCCACTTGGGGATGAAATGCCATGGGAATGCCGCGTAAAGCCTCGATGCTTAATGAGGCTGCGACATCCGCCCACAGGCCCAGGAATTTCGCTTGAGTACTTGCGCTAACGCCCAAAGATCCCATGGCTTGTGTGCCGTTAATGAGGGCCAGCCCTTCTTTCGCTTCGAGAATGACGGGCTCAAGCCCCACGCTCTTAAGTGCCTGACCTCCGGGTATTTTCGGCCCTCCATGAACCTGGGCCCAGCCTTCCCCAATGAGGACAAGAGCCAGATGAGCCAGGGGGGCTAAATCTCCGCTGGCCCCGACTGAACCTTGGGACGGAATAACGGGAACCACGCCACGATTAAGCATGTCAATGACCAAGCGGACGACTGATTCACGAATGCCTGAATAACCTTTCGCCAAAGCATTGGCGCGAAGAACCATCATGCCTCGAACAATCTCTTCGCCAAACGGTTCCCCCACCCCCGCGCTGTGACTGCGCAACAAATTGATTTGTAATTCTTGGCGTTTGTCTTCGGGGATGAGCACATCGCTAAATCGTCCAAACCCCGTCGTGACGCCGTAAACACTTTTTCCTTCAGCTAAGTAACGCGTTACCATAGCACGGGAGGCCGCCATTTTGTTGGCGGCCTCCTCGCTCAATGCTACGGGATAGTGATCATGGGCGACATGATATGCTTGTTCAATGTCTAAATCGTCACCAGTCAGGATAACTGTTTCCATCGTCTAGTCTCCTTTTTTCCTGATCATGATGAAATGGGTTTGATGACGGAACTGGCTCGTTCTGACTCTTGGAGATGAACTTGCCGAGCCTGTTCAATATCGTCCAAACCAATCGATAAAATGGTATCAACATAATCAAAAATATCGATTTGCCGGAAAAACAGATGGTTAAATGCATAAGCCAATTCTTCGGGGTTTTGAAACAGGGCAATGAATTCCCCGAGTTCGCGCTTTTTAGCCCGGGCCAAATCCTCTTCGCGCAAGGGAGCATGCTGAAGCCCATCCACCAGCTGTGCTTCTAACGCCTTGGGATCGGGTGTTTCTCCGCCCACCGTGCTAAAGCCAAAGGTCGTGGACGCTCCATAGCGGGCATAGAACCGGTCATTGATCAGTCCCTGCTGATAGAGATGTTGAAACAATGGGGAACTCTTGCCGCACAGCATTTGCCACATCAATCCGTAAGTTATTTCATGGCGCAGTAATTCCCGTCCTACCAAACCCGTTTGGGTATCTTTATAACCCATGACGAATAAGGGCATGGATACCACCATCTCTTGTTCCCGGTGCTTTTCGTTAACCCTGTGGGGTTCATCCGGATAAATCCGTGTGATTGGCGACTGGTTCCCATACGCCTTGGCTTTTTGATTTTCCCACGTGTAATCGAACACCCTTTGCGGATCGATGTCGCCTATCACAAGCAATACCATGTTACTGGGGTGGTAAAATGTCCGGTAGCACGTATACAAATCTTCCGGGGTAATGGTTCGAATCGATTCCACAGTCCCAGCAATATCAATGCGCACGGGATGGTTCACATATAAGGCCTTCATCAAGTTGGAATGGAGCCGGTCCCCTGGCATATCTAAGTACATGCGAATCTCTTGCTCGATAATCCCCTTTTCTTTTTCGACGTTAGCGTCCGTAAAATAAGGTTCCTGGACAAAATCCAAGAGGATTCCTAAATTGTCCAGCACATGGCTCGTCGTTTGAAAAAGAAAAGTGGTTGACGTGTAATCCGTATACGCATTCGATGAGGCGCCAAGTCGCGCGAAATCATCAAACGCGTCGCCGCCGCCTTTCTTCTCAAACATTTTATGTTCCAGAAAGTGAGCAATCCCGTCCGGCACCTCCACAACCTGGCCGGTTTTGGGATCACGGAACGCATTGTCAATGGATCCATAATGGGTGGCGAAGGTGGCAAAGGTTTTCTTAAACCCGGGTCGTGGAAAAACAACCACGGTGAGCCCTGAGGGCAAGACAAGGCGACTTAACTGTTCGCCGATCGCTTCATTTTCAATGAGTTGAGCCTCGTGCGTCATGGGGTTGTGGCCTCCGTCCCTGTAGCAGTTTCATCACTATCACGTGTTAAAAAGAACACCGTATCCAAACGCACATGCTGCGCCACTTCTTGTACCTGATCCCGGGTGACTTGATGTAGTGCGTCTTTGAGCGCTTCTCCCATGAGGCCACCTCCAACCAACAAATGTTCCAGTTGGCGTGAGATGATTTGACTGGGGTTGTCTTCTTCCGACAAGATATCGTTATCAAAAGCTCTCAAGGTAAATTCCCATTCTTGATCGCTAATATCTCCTTGCTTCATGGCCTCCAGTTGTTGGGCAATAATCTTGACCGCGGCGTCAAAATCCTCAAATTCAATCCCGGCGCCGATTAACATATATCCCAGTGCGGCATCCAGCCGCGCGTAGGCATAATACGCCAAGCTTGCCCGCTCACGCACATTCAAAAAGAGTTTGGAATGGGGAAATCCCCCCAAAATCCCTGCATACATCATTAAAGCCGGATAGCGGGCATTATCAAGCGTAATACCGGTGTAATATCCCATGTTGATTTTACCCTGCCGAATATCTTGGCGTTCAATCAAGGTACGGTCATGATAATGGGGGGTATAAGGATCAATGCGCTGCAATTCGTGTCGGGGATCTTCATGTTGGTAATGCTGCATAAACTGCTCGATCCGCACGGGATCAATATCTCCCACAGCAAACAGGATGATGGGGTGAGTCTGATGAACCTTTCGATAATATTCATACAGGGTATGAGGGGTAATCCGTTCCAAGTCCTCCACCCGACCCAGTTTTCTTAGGCCAAACCGACGCCCGTCCGCCATCGCCTCAATCAAGCGGGTCACGGCATATTGTCCCTTATCGTTAATTAATCCTTGAATCCGCCGTTTCAACAAATCTTTCTCTTGCTGAACGATGGCTTCGTGAAAAGCGTGGTCATGAACGAGTGGATGATCTAAAACCTCTTGCAGAAAGTCTAGACCCAAATTTAGTGTATCGGGATGGCCAGGTAGATAGCGGCCATTGACAATTTCTAAATGGAAAGAAATGAGCTGTTTGTCTCCAATTTTTCCTACATCAGCCCGAAAGGAGGCCCCATACATATCTTCCAAGGTCTGCTCCATTTGCATATACGTGGGCCACTTTTGCGTTCCCCGTTGTAGGACATGCGGTAACAACGCACCAAAAGCTGCCTCATCCGCAGTCAATTCATTGATGATAAATGCATGAAGGGTAATGGTTTTAAACCGAGGCGTTGAAAAACAATACCACCCACTTCCTTGGTGAATCTGCCCCACAAATCCTTCATCTTTGGCGGTAACGGACAAACCATCCACTCCTTTCCCCTACTTGCCTTGCTTTATGTACGCTTAACTTCTGCATTTTAGTCAGAGGTTGCTGACTCATAACATAAGAATAGCCCGAAAGCACGGGAAATACTCGCGTGCTTTCGGGCCGCTAAATTAGATGGCCACTTCACGACCATGCACAATCGCCTGCAATTCATCCGCCAACAAGGTTTCTTTCTCCATTAAGGTTAAAGCTAAGCGATTTAAAGTCGTTCGGTGTGTCATCAAAATGTGTTTAGCTCGTTGATACTGTTCCATAACAATTTGGCGGACTTCACGGTCAATCGCCGACGCGACATCTTCACTGTAGTCGCGGTCCCGCGCCAAATCGCGTCCTAGGAAAATTTGGTCTTGTTTTTGCCCATAAGTCATGGGGCCCAATTCCTCGGACATGCCATATTCGGTAATCATCTGCCGAACCATGGACGTTGATTTTTCCAAGTCGTTTTGTGCCCCCGTGGAAATTTCCCCGAAAACCAGCTCTTCCGCTGCACGACCTCCTAGGGCCATCGCCACTTGATCAAGAATTTGTGATTTGGTGACTAAATAACGATCTTCATCCGGCAACGGCAAGGTATATCCCATCGCCATGCCCCGGGGAATAATGGTCACTTTGTGTACAGGATCGCCATGAGGCACGAGCATTCCCACTAATGTGTGCCCTGATTCGTGAAAAGCCACGGCCTTCTTTTCTTTTTCCGAGATCACCCGGCTCTTTTTCTGCGGCCCCGCCATAATCCGCTCGGCCGCCTCTTCGAAGTCAGACATGTGAATGGCCTTTTCTCGGCGCCTTGCGGCAAGCAATGCCGCTTCATTCGCCAAGTTCGCCAAGTCCGCTCCCGTGTAGCCCGGCGTTCTCTTCGCGATCACGGCGAGATCGACATCCTCAGCAAGGGGCTTACCCCGGGTATGCACTTTCAAAATGGCCTCCCGTCCCCGCACATCGGGCCTGTGCACAATCACTTGACGGTCAAATCGTCCTGGACGTAACAATGCGGGATCTAACACATCAGGACGGTTCGTGGCAGCAATCACAATAATGCCTTCATTGACGCCGAAGCCATCCATTTCAACCAATAATTGATTGAGTGTCTGCTCGCGTTCATCATGTCCGCCCCCATATCCGGCGCCACGCATCCGGCCAACAGCGTCGATTTCGTCAATAAATAGGATACAGGGAGCATTCTTCTTGGCTTGGTCAAATAAATCACGGACTCGCGATGCTCCCACACCAACAAACATTTCAACGAAATCCGAACCACTATCCGAGAAAAACGGTACACCAGCTTCTCCCGCTACTGCTTTCGCCAGTAACGTTTTACCTGTCCCAGGCGCGCCAGATAGTAAAATGCCTTTGGGAATCCGCGCACCGAGTTCCAAATACTTCTTGGGGTACCGGAGGAAATCAACCACTTCTTGTAATTCCTGTTTTTCTTCATCCACACCGGCCACATCAGCAAACGTCACGCGATTGGTATCGTCCGTGTGTAGTCTCGCACGCGACTTACCAAATTGCATGACCCGGTTGCCTCCCCCTTGGGTTTGGTTGAACACAAAATAAAGCATAAAGACGATCACCAACAAGGGAAGGATGTTACCTATTAAACTCAGCCACAACGATGTCGTTGCAGGCTTCATGATATTGACGGTGACATGATCATTAGTGAGATCATTGGCAAGCGATGCCGTTCCACCTGTCGCATAGGTCGTTTGGAAATGCTTACCGGTTGTTGTCGTCGCATAGACAGTATGCGTTTGGGGATCGATGCGGACCCTTTGAACTTGCCCACTATTGGCCATGGATAACAGGCGACTGTATGATTCCTGAGTCGTTGTGGACGTCTGCCCGCTCATTAGTTCCCATAACGTCACAATAAAGAGCACTGACAAAATGAGCGTCAGAACTCCTCGTAGCCATCGATTTGTCACGAAACGGCCTCCTCTCGCTCACAGGCGTTAAAACTTCGTTTAGGCCAAGTTGCGTTATTATACCATATTATTATATTCCTTCTGGCAAAGAGAAATCCTCTATGTAATGATGACGTCTGAAAATTGCAATCATCATAGCACAATTCTGGGCCCATCCCTAAGCACTAGGAAAAAATCAGGGGTTCTCGTGCTATTCCCTGCCCGGATTCTTGTTGCGCATAATCGCACATCACGTTCTCATTGCTGTGAAAAAATGGATCCCCCGATTCGTAAACACTTTTTCATATAGTTCGTGCGGTAAGACCAGTTCATACTAATGAACGAACCTCTTAATCGGCATTTTGCGGAGGAATTTGCGCTAACAAAAAGGAGAGTGCAAGAATTCCCAAAAGCGTAGCACCGGCATTCCACGACGCCAACGACATCGTCGACGCCAATACCACTCCGTGACGTAACACCGCAATGAAAATGAGAGCCAACAACGGCCGCAATGGCAAGTGATGATTTTGCAATGTTAAGGCGACCGTATGAAGAAGTTCCGCAAGCATTAACAATAACAGTAGGGGATCTAAGGCGGACAACATCGCCGCATAAGACGGCGCGAACCATAAGATTTTAAGAATTCCCGCCACGACGCGAATCGATAGGGCTAATACACATAACACGGTGAGAAAATAAACGCCGTCAGCGCCCCAAATAATTAAGCGATTGACCACATGGCGAATGGGCGATGTTAAGGACTCGGGTTCCATCGAATCACCTCATCACGAGTCTATGCAACAAAACTGTGGAACAGCCCCTTTACCGCAGCATCGTGCCTAACGCATAAAAAAGAACAGGAGAGACAGTCCTCCTGGTTCTTTTTTCTTTCTGAACATATAGGAATTACTCGTAACGAATCGTGACGGCAGGATCAATGGTTTTAAGCGGAATCGCCTGGACCCAGTCATAGGAGTTGTCCAAATACATCGTTCCGCCCACGATCACCGGATTCACAATCCCAAATCGGCCACCTGGAGCATAGGAACCCAGTTCTTGTCCCGTTTGAGGATTCAGCGCGTAAACTTTTGGTCCTGCTGCGACCCACAACACCCCATCGGCGTAGACAGGATTCCCGCGTCCGGCTCCGGCCGGCCCTGCATTTTTGATAGGAAACGTCCACAAAATTTTTCCGTTGGCTTCATTTAACGCATAAATCGTTGAGGTAACAGGTGAGCCCACATACACAACACCGTTATGAATCATGCTGACACCCGCTTTATAGGCGGGAGGCGCATTCCCTCTGCCCAAGTCCGTGGCCCAAAGAACTTGACCCGTTGCCGCATTCATCGCATAAATGGCAAGGTTCGTCGTGTGATTCGCTTTATTAAAATTGACGACCGAATCTTGAATGATGAGATTTCTTGCCTGGTCTACCGTCGGGGAATTGTCTCCCATACCCGTATTGAAAATGTTTAGCGCGGTTTTCTGCGTCCACAAAATCGACCCGTTCGCCGCATTGACGGCCACCACGTGATTTTGATCAGACGTCCCGACAACAATTTCGGTTTGATGAGTAACAGGATTTGTGTAGACATTCGGACTCGACATACTGTCAAACCCCTGTAATGCGGCTTGCCATTTGACAGTCCCCGTCAGCGCATTAAAGGCCCACAAATGCCCCCCACCCGTTGCCACATAGACTGTACCGTTGTAATATACCGGCGACGGCATGGCGTTACCATGAAAATCTTGCCGCCATACCATCCGCCCGGTTTTAGCGTTAAATGCATAAATGGCCGAATACATGAGACCCCGGACCAAAGTCGAGGTGCCTTGCGACAACTCGTATTTCAATACTTGCGAGAATGGGAAGCCGGTATCGCCTGCAGTCA is a window encoding:
- the yfmF gene encoding EF-P 5-aminopentanol modification-associated protein YfmF, whose amino-acid sequence is MDGLSVTAKDEGFVGQIHQGSGWYCFSTPRFKTITLHAFIINELTADEAAFGALLPHVLQRGTQKWPTYMQMEQTLEDMYGASFRADVGKIGDKQLISFHLEIVNGRYLPGHPDTLNLGLDFLQEVLDHPLVHDHAFHEAIVQQEKDLLKRRIQGLINDKGQYAVTRLIEAMADGRRFGLRKLGRVEDLERITPHTLYEYYRKVHQTHPIILFAVGDIDPVRIEQFMQHYQHEDPRHELQRIDPYTPHYHDRTLIERQDIRQGKINMGYYTGITLDNARYPALMMYAGILGGFPHSKLFLNVRERASLAYYAYARLDAALGYMLIGAGIEFEDFDAAVKIIAQQLEAMKQGDISDQEWEFTLRAFDNDILSEEDNPSQIISRQLEHLLVGGGLMGEALKDALHQVTRDQVQEVAQHVRLDTVFFLTRDSDETATGTEATTP
- the ftsH gene encoding ATP-dependent zinc metalloprotease FtsH, which translates into the protein MTNRWLRGVLTLILSVLFIVTLWELMSGQTSTTTQESYSRLLSMANSGQVQRVRIDPQTHTVYATTTTGKHFQTTYATGGTASLANDLTNDHVTVNIMKPATTSLWLSLIGNILPLLVIVFMLYFVFNQTQGGGNRVMQFGKSRARLHTDDTNRVTFADVAGVDEEKQELQEVVDFLRYPKKYLELGARIPKGILLSGAPGTGKTLLAKAVAGEAGVPFFSDSGSDFVEMFVGVGASRVRDLFDQAKKNAPCILFIDEIDAVGRMRGAGYGGGHDEREQTLNQLLVEMDGFGVNEGIIVIAATNRPDVLDPALLRPGRFDRQVIVHRPDVRGREAILKVHTRGKPLAEDVDLAVIAKRTPGYTGADLANLANEAALLAARRREKAIHMSDFEEAAERIMAGPQKKSRVISEKEKKAVAFHESGHTLVGMLVPHGDPVHKVTIIPRGMAMGYTLPLPDEDRYLVTKSQILDQVAMALGGRAAEELVFGEISTGAQNDLEKSTSMVRQMITEYGMSEELGPMTYGQKQDQIFLGRDLARDRDYSEDVASAIDREVRQIVMEQYQRAKHILMTHRTTLNRLALTLMEKETLLADELQAIVHGREVAI
- a CDS encoding PQQ-binding-like beta-propeller repeat protein codes for the protein MLKKTSMMIVGVVGMMSLGLMALGTGSRALADNQKAQEGLTAKATGQMAIRLFPSGTKTVVLCSPSDSEGIALGQALATKLSGALLLVQNAHVLGQATAEALAALSVPEVAPAGTVQPFQLPPGKPMIYVLGNSQQISSAIIAELKAQGYQVQRLAGQGAHLVSEVIAQVAPALPLKPDTAGFLQNWPVYAYGPSHNSAFKIPKSAPQWEKVGVRWNFAEDAAVPLNAPFPDLANLGERGAPVKMTQNLGNAVGVSAVNGIIYAESDDYHLYALNAKTGALLWQTGQLANNLMGNPIVADNMVYVTAGDTGFPFSQVLKYELSQGTSTLVRGLMYSAIYAFNAKTGRMVWRQDFHGNAMPSPVYYNGTVYVATGGGHLWAFNALTGTVKWQAALQGFDSMSSPNVYTNPVTHQTEIVVGTSDQNHVVAVNAANGSILWTQKTALNIFNTGMGDNSPTVDQARNLIIQDSVVNFNKANHTTNLAIYAMNAATGQVLWATDLGRGNAPPAYKAGVSMIHNGVVYVGSPVTSTIYALNEANGKILWTFPIKNAGPAGAGRGNPVYADGVLWVAAGPKVYALNPQTGQELGSYAPGGRFGIVNPVIVGGTMYLDNSYDWVQAIPLKTIDPAVTIRYE
- a CDS encoding phosphate-starvation-inducible PsiE family protein: MEPESLTSPIRHVVNRLIIWGADGVYFLTVLCVLALSIRVVAGILKILWFAPSYAAMLSALDPLLLLLMLAELLHTVALTLQNHHLPLRPLLALIFIAVLRHGVVLASTMSLASWNAGATLLGILALSFLLAQIPPQNAD
- the yfmH gene encoding EF-P 5-aminopentanol modification-associated protein YfmH; translation: MTHEAQLIENEAIGEQLSRLVLPSGLTVVVFPRPGFKKTFATFATHYGSIDNAFRDPKTGQVVEVPDGIAHFLEHKMFEKKGGGDAFDDFARLGASSNAYTDYTSTTFLFQTTSHVLDNLGILLDFVQEPYFTDANVEKEKGIIEQEIRMYLDMPGDRLHSNLMKALYVNHPVRIDIAGTVESIRTITPEDLYTCYRTFYHPSNMVLLVIGDIDPQRVFDYTWENQKAKAYGNQSPITRIYPDEPHRVNEKHREQEMVVSMPLFVMGYKDTQTGLVGRELLRHEITYGLMWQMLCGKSSPLFQHLYQQGLINDRFYARYGASTTFGFSTVGGETPDPKALEAQLVDGLQHAPLREEDLARAKKRELGEFIALFQNPEELAYAFNHLFFRQIDIFDYVDTILSIGLDDIEQARQVHLQESERASSVIKPISS
- the hutH gene encoding histidine ammonia-lyase, which codes for METVILTGDDLDIEQAYHVAHDHYPVALSEEAANKMAASRAMVTRYLAEGKSVYGVTTGFGRFSDVLIPEDKRQELQINLLRSHSAGVGEPFGEEIVRGMMVLRANALAKGYSGIRESVVRLVIDMLNRGVVPVIPSQGSVGASGDLAPLAHLALVLIGEGWAQVHGGPKIPGGQALKSVGLEPVILEAKEGLALINGTQAMGSLGVSASTQAKFLGLWADVAASLSIEALRGIPMAFHPQVALVRPHPGQRIVQQHLRTMLEGSHLVTEPGELRMQDAYSLRATPQVHGACLDALGHVQEVLSREINSATDNPLLFPEEELVISAGNFHGEPLALVLDYLAILAAEWANISERRIERMVNPALSGLPPFLTRHGGVFSGLMLAQYTAASLVSENKVWAHPSSVDSIPTSANQEDHVSMGTTAGRKALMVVNNLRYVLSIELLCGAQACDLLGPEHMAPRTHAVYQWIRQLVPPLEADRPLAPDIERIAEALLASDTINWLENLLMA